One window of Oryza brachyantha chromosome 12, ObraRS2, whole genome shotgun sequence genomic DNA carries:
- the LOC102715719 gene encoding sulfite oxidase-like yields the protein MAGALRGPSDYAQEPTRHPSLRINAKEPFNAEATRRDLVASYITPVDLFLKRNHGPIPILDDIASYYVSIGGLVDRPAKLTLDDIKRLPKYNVTATLQCAGNRRTEMSKSRKVRGVGWDVCALGNATWGGAKLSDVLQLIGVPYHTEITLSGGKHVEFTSVDQCPEEKGGPYKASIPLGHATNPAADVLVAYEMNGEVLKRDHGYPLRVVVPGVIGARSVKWLNRIDIIEEECQGFFMQKDYKMFPPSVDWDNIVWSTRKPQMDYPVQSAICSLEDTNAIIPGEVTVAGYALSGGGRGIERVEISTDGGRTWSGAVRYQKEGVPYVPGDVTSDKWAWVLFKTVIDVRGDTEIIVKAVDSGANVQPESVDTIWNLRGILNTCWHRVRLLTIHNLRSLL from the exons CGATTACGCCCAGGAACCCACCCGTCACCCCTCCCTGCGCATCAACGCCAAG GAGCCCTTCAATGCCGAGGCGACAAGGCGGGACCTCGTCGCGTCCTACATCACCCCCGTGGATCTCTTCCTCAAGAGGAACCATGGACCCATCCCCATCCTCGACGACATCGCCAG TTACTATGTGAGCATCGGCGGTTTGGTAGACAGGCCAGCGAAGCTTACTCTGGATGACATCAA GAGGCTTCCCAAGTACAATGTCACTGCCACTCTTCAG TGTGCAGGGAACAGGAGGACTGAAATGAGCAAGAGCAGGAAGGTGAGGGGCGTCGGTTGGGATGTCTGCGCTCTGGGGAATG CGACATGGGGAGGAGCTAAGTTATCTGATGTTCTTCAGCTCATTGGTGTTCCATATCATACTGAAATTACTCTATCAGGAGGAAAGCATGTTGAGTTCACTAGTGTGGATCAGTGTCCT GAGGAAAAGGGCGGCCCTTACAAAGCATCGATCCCCTTAGGCCATGCAACAAACCCTGCAGCAGATGTACTGGTTGCCTATGAAATGAATGGTGAG GTGCTCAAGCGTGATCATGGATACCCTCTCCGCGTCGTTGTTCCAGGTGTCATTGGTGCTCGTTCTGTTAAATGGTTGAACAGAATTGATATAATTGAGGAAGAGTGTCAG GGTTTCTTCATGCAAAAGGATTATAAAATGTTCCCTCCATCAGTTGATTGGGACAATATTGTGTGGTCAACCAGGAAGCCACAAATGGACTACCCAGTTCAG TCTGCCATATGCTCTTTGGAAGACACGAATGCCATTATTCCAGGAGAG GTGACTGTCGCTGGATATGCACTGTCAGGAGGTGGCCGAGGAATTGAGAGGGTGGAGATATCCACCGACGGTGGCAGGACTTGGTCTGGCGCTGTCCGGTACCAAAAGGAAGGCGTACCATACGTTCCTGGGGACGTAACCAGTGACAAGTGGGCTTGGGTTCTCTTCAAGACTGTCATCGATGTAAGAGGTGACACGGAGATCATTGTGAAAGCG GTTGATTCTGGTGCAAATGTGCAGCCTGAGAGCGTGGACACTATATGGAACCTTAGAGGGATTCTGAACACATGCTGGCACCGTGTTCGGCTTCTGACAATACACAACCTAAGAAGCCTTTTGTGA